Proteins from one Mesotoga infera genomic window:
- the nuoF gene encoding NADH-quinone oxidoreductase subunit NuoF — protein MSKPITVLVSIDSNSLLLGARHYKNYLASLVEKYNLGSIVDVLETGSLGDYGKGVLFLVLPENTVYSVKSEADVEKIVLEHLLKGRIARELVVEDLSVEGSVEAKSTTIEERVVLRNAGSIDPRNIEEYIALNGYQGLAKAFRMEPRVVIEEIKKSGLRGRGGAGFPTGLKWEFTQKVDSPDKYVICNADEGEPGTFKDRLIMEGDPHSVIEGMIIAGYAVGASKGYIYIRGEYFESVASLRRAISQAYEYGLLGASILGTDFSFDLSVRLGAGAYVCGEETALIESIEGKSGRPRLKPPYPPVSGLYNKPTVVNNVETFACVPPIIDKGANWFKAIGTNSSAGTKVYSLCGNLVKRGIVEVPMGTTVADLVYKFGGGIPDGRAVKMVQTGGAAGTFIKPEELGAPLDFDSFKNFGAALGSGVILAIDETHCAVDIAKNLMEFFAHESCGKCSPCREGTHIIVHILNEFSKGRGTRELFDQLYDVADTMEDSSFCGLGQAVPIPLRSILDRFKDEFLAHVDAPQCPIGVCKFDKKKKR, from the coding sequence ATGAGCAAGCCTATTACCGTTCTGGTATCTATCGATTCGAACAGCCTTCTTCTCGGTGCGCGCCATTATAAAAACTATCTCGCCTCCCTAGTGGAAAAATATAACCTGGGATCGATCGTAGATGTTCTTGAAACGGGTTCTTTAGGAGATTACGGAAAAGGTGTGCTTTTTCTGGTTCTTCCAGAGAACACTGTTTATTCGGTCAAATCCGAGGCTGATGTCGAAAAAATCGTTCTCGAGCATCTTCTCAAGGGGAGGATCGCGCGGGAACTGGTCGTCGAGGATCTCAGCGTAGAAGGGTCGGTAGAAGCGAAAAGTACTACAATCGAGGAACGTGTGGTTCTGCGCAACGCAGGTTCAATCGATCCAAGGAATATAGAAGAGTACATAGCTCTTAACGGCTACCAGGGACTGGCCAAAGCCTTCAGAATGGAGCCCCGGGTTGTTATTGAAGAGATCAAGAAGAGTGGGCTTCGTGGCCGAGGTGGCGCAGGTTTCCCGACCGGTCTGAAATGGGAATTCACCCAGAAAGTAGATTCTCCCGATAAGTACGTAATTTGCAACGCCGACGAAGGTGAACCCGGTACCTTCAAAGACCGCCTGATAATGGAAGGAGATCCCCATTCGGTTATTGAAGGTATGATCATAGCAGGTTACGCCGTTGGTGCCAGCAAGGGGTACATATACATAAGAGGTGAATACTTCGAGTCCGTTGCCAGTCTCAGAAGAGCGATCAGCCAGGCATACGAGTACGGCCTTCTTGGGGCTTCCATATTGGGGACCGATTTTTCTTTCGATCTCTCCGTGAGATTGGGAGCTGGAGCTTACGTCTGTGGAGAAGAAACAGCGTTGATAGAATCGATCGAGGGCAAATCGGGTCGTCCAAGATTGAAGCCACCTTATCCACCAGTCAGTGGTTTGTACAACAAGCCTACGGTGGTAAACAACGTCGAAACCTTCGCCTGTGTTCCCCCGATAATTGACAAAGGTGCGAACTGGTTCAAAGCAATAGGTACGAATTCTTCGGCGGGTACGAAAGTGTACTCTCTTTGCGGCAATCTGGTTAAGAGGGGTATAGTTGAGGTTCCAATGGGTACAACGGTGGCTGACCTTGTTTACAAATTCGGCGGTGGTATTCCCGATGGGAGAGCCGTGAAGATGGTACAGACTGGTGGTGCTGCCGGTACTTTCATAAAACCAGAAGAACTGGGTGCACCACTTGATTTCGATTCCTTCAAAAATTTCGGTGCGGCGCTCGGTTCGGGAGTGATTCTGGCAATCGACGAAACTCACTGTGCGGTCGATATAGCGAAGAACCTGATGGAATTCTTTGCCCATGAATCCTGTGGCAAGTGTTCACCCTGTCGCGAAGGCACACATATAATTGTCCATATATTAAACGAATTCTCCAAGGGTAGAGGAACCAGGGAGCTCTTCGATCAACTTTACGATGTTGCCGACACGATGGAAGACTCTTCTTTCTGTGGATTGGGTCAGGCTGTTCCTATACCGCTGAGATCGATCCTCGACCGGTTCAAGGATGAATTTCTAGCGCATGTTGATGCGCCACAGTGTCCAATCGGTGTCTGTAAGTTCGATAAAAAGAAAAAGAGATAA
- a CDS encoding transglycosylase SLT domain-containing protein has translation MDKGKRLDLIVLLVLLTSIVVISGLLVGFGNRLSPKKVASLAILYNAGLGANREDFLNNPSYTYDDRVVSVYEYFAGKSDSKPVLSSAIKMHNVDDTELFSTNPAVDRLISSKTPRENISLKNKLLSLIKSNKQLDSKGDGFKIKLGEAIYRAIMDFTGVKVNIIVGGKVKTLDLSKLDPSIVVSIMIVESSLNPYALMEEKSLNPSFSQYVYSRGLMQIYEITLWTLNSWLKESQINIKPEGLWSIRDNIFLGMVYLSYANEMLEE, from the coding sequence ATGGATAAAGGAAAGAGATTGGATCTGATAGTCCTTCTAGTGTTGTTGACTTCAATCGTTGTTATATCAGGTCTGCTGGTTGGTTTTGGAAACCGGTTGAGCCCGAAAAAGGTGGCCTCTCTGGCGATTCTTTACAATGCCGGTCTGGGCGCTAACAGGGAGGACTTTCTCAACAACCCTTCCTACACTTACGACGACAGAGTGGTATCGGTTTACGAATATTTTGCCGGTAAGAGCGATTCAAAACCAGTTCTGAGTTCTGCGATAAAGATGCATAATGTGGATGATACAGAGCTTTTTTCTACCAACCCTGCCGTAGACAGACTGATCTCCTCCAAAACCCCCCGGGAGAATATCTCACTCAAGAACAAACTGCTGAGTCTTATCAAGTCTAACAAGCAACTGGATTCGAAAGGCGATGGGTTCAAAATCAAACTAGGAGAAGCCATTTACAGGGCGATCATGGATTTCACAGGTGTGAAAGTTAATATAATAGTAGGCGGGAAAGTGAAGACACTCGATCTCTCCAAACTGGATCCTTCGATAGTCGTCTCGATTATGATTGTGGAGTCCTCTCTCAATCCTTATGCGCTGATGGAAGAGAAAAGTCTCAACCCTTCCTTCTCTCAGTACGTTTACTCTCGTGGATTGATGCAGATCTACGAAATAACTCTCTGGACGCTGAATTCATGGCTAAAAGAGTCTCAGATAAATATTAAGCCCGAAGGGCTCTGGTCGATCAGGGATAATATCTTTCTTGGGATGGTTTATCTTTCGTATGCGAACGAAATGCTGGAGGAATGA
- the aglB gene encoding cyclomaltodextrinase: MDDWQKDAIIYQIFPERFNIGMAQDVFKKREKGHYRLPEQRVRAWNERPHASHDGGHQYDFWGGDLRGIIEKLDYIKDLGVNTIYMTPVFWGHTNHKYDTLDYFTIDPDFGTEEDMKDLLKLAHAKGLRVILDGVFNHAGMAGKWFNGLSIFDYLGAFQGNSEKESFFVRANGQYRGWMDSRNLLELNLENPELAEIIYKSEESVMKHWLRLGIDGWRLDVAYDIGPEILSQMSESVKSVNPQACIIGEIWNYPKGWREKAKLDGLMNYYYRSLIWDSLRGSLKGETAAMILGDCINDCGLDYMSRSWNILSSHDVPRLKNEFSSFDEIKAALVMQYTLPGIPIIYYGEEIEMDGGHDPENRSPMEWEKVSNPPRTYHLYRKLNEIRKSKNALRRGEFAVLRAGDPSLITFKRHTESIDELIVSVINTTERNVGTRIYLQEGFLMNGTVMRDMLTGKTFSTSFGSLEANMKPGEALILEPVIDRNINRYSPYKRI, from the coding sequence ATGGACGACTGGCAGAAGGACGCAATTATATACCAGATCTTCCCCGAGAGGTTCAATATAGGAATGGCACAGGACGTTTTCAAAAAGAGAGAGAAGGGTCACTACAGACTTCCCGAACAGCGTGTTCGTGCCTGGAATGAAAGGCCTCATGCCTCCCATGATGGTGGTCACCAGTACGATTTTTGGGGAGGAGACCTGAGGGGCATTATAGAGAAACTCGATTACATAAAGGATCTTGGGGTGAATACGATCTACATGACACCGGTATTCTGGGGCCACACCAATCACAAATACGATACTCTCGATTATTTCACGATCGATCCCGACTTCGGTACTGAAGAAGACATGAAAGATCTCTTGAAGTTGGCTCATGCTAAAGGATTGAGAGTAATTCTGGATGGTGTATTCAACCATGCCGGAATGGCCGGTAAATGGTTCAACGGGCTTAGCATTTTCGATTATTTAGGTGCGTTTCAGGGCAACAGTGAAAAGGAAAGCTTTTTTGTGCGGGCCAACGGGCAGTACAGAGGCTGGATGGATTCAAGAAATTTACTAGAACTCAATCTCGAAAACCCTGAGCTGGCCGAGATTATCTATAAATCAGAAGAATCAGTCATGAAACACTGGCTTAGGTTGGGTATAGATGGCTGGCGGCTGGATGTTGCTTACGATATCGGCCCGGAGATTCTCTCCCAGATGTCGGAAAGTGTGAAGAGCGTTAACCCACAGGCCTGTATCATTGGAGAGATCTGGAACTATCCTAAAGGCTGGAGAGAGAAGGCGAAGCTCGACGGTTTGATGAACTATTACTACAGATCTTTGATCTGGGACTCTCTTCGAGGTTCGCTGAAAGGCGAGACAGCGGCCATGATTCTTGGCGATTGTATCAACGATTGCGGGCTCGATTATATGTCGAGATCGTGGAACATTTTATCCTCTCACGACGTACCGAGACTAAAGAATGAATTCAGCTCGTTTGATGAAATCAAAGCGGCACTCGTCATGCAGTACACATTACCAGGCATTCCGATTATATACTATGGCGAAGAAATCGAAATGGACGGCGGTCACGATCCGGAAAACAGGAGCCCCATGGAGTGGGAGAAGGTTTCCAATCCCCCCCGTACATATCATCTCTATAGAAAACTGAACGAAATAAGGAAAAGCAAAAACGCGCTTCGGAGGGGTGAATTCGCCGTTCTGAGGGCCGGTGATCCTTCTCTTATAACTTTCAAGAGACACACCGAAAGTATAGACGAATTGATCGTTTCCGTCATCAACACGACGGAACGTAACGTCGGTACCAGAATCTATTTGCAGGAAGGCTTCCTGATGAACGGGACGGTTATGAGGGATATGCTGACCGGAAAGACGTTTTCAACTTCTTTCGGTTCGCTCGAAGCGAACATGAAACCGGGAGAAGCCTTGATACTCGAACCTGTAATAGACAGGAACATAAACCGGTACTCACCTTATAAGAGAATATGA
- a CDS encoding DMT family transporter, with protein sequence MKTSKEKGLGLIVLAITSMMWGISYIFTKVAVESLPPMFLAVLRFSLAVAVLFPIVGRRRGSFGRVRHRFAALAGLLGITTYFLFENYGLTLTNASDASLIVSTAPILTIILYDVLRRRFDYFEYIGGGIAFVGLGLIIYSGSFSNGSSVAGNLLSFGAALSWAGYTYFYERIRNSSIWTTMEIMLWGLVFSLPLALVEVFLLGKPVSFSTGAVAGVIYLGLFASALGYILWNMGINLWGGKAATLWVYTIPIFTVVADVLFLKNVPSWLFFFGSALVGIGMVTVITREFRSILSENGEKSANR encoded by the coding sequence ATGAAAACTTCAAAGGAGAAAGGTCTCGGGCTGATCGTTCTGGCGATCACTTCGATGATGTGGGGTATTTCATATATCTTCACGAAGGTTGCGGTGGAAAGTCTGCCGCCGATGTTTCTGGCAGTTCTGCGTTTTTCTCTCGCTGTTGCCGTTCTCTTTCCAATTGTAGGGAGGCGAAGGGGCTCGTTCGGGAGAGTAAGACATAGATTCGCTGCACTGGCAGGTCTTTTGGGAATAACCACATACTTCCTTTTCGAGAACTATGGTCTCACTCTCACCAATGCTTCCGATGCCTCGCTGATAGTCTCTACGGCTCCGATCCTGACGATAATACTTTATGACGTTCTGCGCAGAAGATTCGACTACTTCGAATACATTGGTGGCGGTATAGCTTTCGTAGGCCTGGGGCTGATAATTTATTCGGGAAGCTTCTCCAATGGTTCGAGCGTTGCCGGAAATTTGCTCTCTTTCGGAGCGGCCCTTTCTTGGGCCGGATACACGTACTTTTACGAAAGGATAAGAAACAGCTCGATTTGGACCACCATGGAGATAATGTTATGGGGACTGGTCTTTTCCTTGCCGTTGGCTCTTGTAGAGGTTTTCCTTCTCGGAAAGCCCGTCTCTTTTTCCACAGGAGCGGTAGCCGGCGTTATTTATCTGGGGCTATTTGCTTCCGCGTTGGGTTATATCCTCTGGAATATGGGAATAAACCTCTGGGGAGGCAAGGCGGCGACGCTCTGGGTCTATACAATTCCGATCTTCACTGTTGTGGCAGATGTGCTGTTTCTTAAAAATGTCCCGTCATGGCTGTTTTTCTTTGGATCGGCTTTAGTTGGGATCGGCATGGTAACAGTTATCACCAGAGAGTTCAGATCGATACTCTCTGAAAACGGGGAAAAATCTGCTAACCGGTGA
- the smc gene encoding chromosome segregation protein SMC, which produces MLKLSSIYIKGFKSFAMPTKFDVSAGITAVVGPNGSGKSNVVDAIRWLFGEQSMKNIRADNREDVIFNGSEKFPPSNSAEVRLTFESQEGSFSIAREVSRDGLSQYRLNDRPGRLKDIKELFQGTGVGMDIYSIVGQGQVDKVVSASPYELRALIEEAAGTAIYKERKKEALGKLASTEENLNRLEDIIFELGKQRKSLYLKAKRAEKYLEYTQKTKELKGLFFGNIARIEEETLFTHQGEFERIREELKELQKKLVEAESNWSTLRSEFSEVDKEIEGFTQLLEEYKKRQNDLLELKEIYARRLGERENRLIEVSTRIDSLKNEIDELEKRKDEIKLIIDSLNQQVYEEEKLLTSLEEKRDSLVRNYSSREREWLKLQESFDSTQKRLSKIENELERLENNREDTSKRLRLIQTQLQSKRERFETLKEEIESLAKQGKESSDRQKEVEANIRAAKDRITELDTSLEKARESLTQEQNELKRSQMERTLLEKQQHEYQGFSKTVREVFNRRDSFNGLRDVVANIVDVPQPFETAVTILLGSRMQDIVVDDAVTAKRIVEFLKTYKIGRATLLPIDMIEGSFSRYSKIEKHPGFIGYAAKLIEVPEGFEKLPSYLFGNSVVTRSLDDAIEMRREFGFSGRMVSIDGQLVSGGGSITGGFIDDEARTDLLSRKRRIAELSEREVELEKNIALREKEILRLKDDITEVRGYYKVLQEELNELASKGAAINRMIHELLKSAQEVEDEIVELVKLETEYSRRLQESYLKKESLVNEQSALKIEKAKLEESVEAESEELKRQKKVLEELQDSIVDSKLRLSTLYEKQEQYSKEHASILEKKRFDQENVNLLSREMQEVEEETERLRRQVADQEREITSVKRETEDLFSSIRYQREGKEQRLNALQEAEDMINELKEKREKKRDRSHQLEMLIQESQMKLTRIREEIENSGENTADIPVLSEDKLREVKVELDDYENKLKFLGSVDLDAIEEYGVVDREYQELNNQKADLEDARQKLIELIEKTDTKAKTIFMETFDRINKNFASYIDEIFEGGEGDIKIIPGDDLLETGLEITVRRPGRKIQKLQLLSGGEKALVGIALIFSLLSIKPSPFYVLDEVDAPLDDFNAERFRVLLKKHAFDTQFLVVTHNKLVMEVANVLHGVTMTDGLSRVIPVELQSVESITG; this is translated from the coding sequence ATGCTAAAACTTAGCTCCATCTATATAAAGGGATTCAAAAGTTTCGCGATGCCCACGAAGTTCGATGTGTCTGCTGGAATAACAGCGGTAGTAGGTCCCAACGGAAGTGGGAAATCCAATGTTGTTGACGCGATACGCTGGCTTTTTGGCGAGCAGTCAATGAAGAACATCAGAGCCGACAACAGAGAGGATGTTATCTTCAATGGCTCTGAGAAATTTCCGCCTTCCAATTCGGCTGAAGTGAGACTAACCTTCGAATCACAAGAAGGTAGTTTCTCCATAGCCCGCGAGGTTTCTAGGGATGGACTTTCACAGTACAGATTGAACGACAGACCCGGGAGGTTGAAGGACATAAAGGAACTCTTCCAGGGAACGGGAGTCGGGATGGATATTTACTCCATAGTTGGTCAAGGTCAGGTGGACAAGGTTGTAAGCGCCTCGCCTTACGAGTTGAGAGCTTTGATCGAAGAGGCAGCTGGAACGGCTATCTACAAGGAAAGAAAGAAAGAAGCCCTCGGGAAGCTCGCCTCAACCGAGGAGAATCTTAACAGACTTGAAGATATCATCTTCGAACTGGGCAAACAGAGAAAGTCTCTATATTTGAAGGCAAAGAGAGCCGAAAAATACCTGGAATACACACAGAAAACGAAGGAGTTGAAGGGTCTCTTTTTCGGGAATATCGCCAGAATCGAAGAAGAAACGCTTTTCACTCACCAAGGTGAGTTCGAGAGAATCAGAGAAGAGTTGAAGGAACTTCAAAAAAAGCTGGTGGAAGCTGAATCCAACTGGTCAACTCTCAGGAGCGAGTTCTCCGAAGTGGATAAAGAGATCGAAGGCTTCACACAACTTCTGGAGGAGTACAAAAAACGCCAGAACGACCTGCTGGAGTTGAAAGAAATATATGCCAGAAGGCTCGGGGAGAGGGAAAACCGTCTGATAGAAGTATCAACCAGAATCGATTCCCTTAAAAACGAAATCGACGAACTGGAGAAGAGAAAAGACGAGATAAAGCTGATCATAGACAGTTTGAACCAACAGGTTTATGAAGAGGAGAAATTGCTTACATCACTTGAGGAGAAACGCGACTCGCTTGTTAGGAACTACAGCTCACGCGAGCGAGAGTGGTTGAAGTTGCAGGAGAGCTTCGATTCAACTCAGAAAAGACTGTCGAAGATCGAGAACGAGCTGGAGCGGCTTGAAAATAATCGCGAAGATACTTCAAAGCGTCTCAGATTGATCCAGACACAACTTCAATCAAAGAGAGAGCGATTTGAAACTCTAAAAGAGGAAATCGAAAGCCTTGCCAAACAAGGAAAGGAGAGTTCGGATAGGCAAAAGGAAGTCGAAGCCAACATAAGGGCAGCCAAAGACAGAATAACCGAGCTGGACACGTCGCTTGAGAAGGCCAGAGAGTCTCTGACCCAGGAACAGAATGAACTCAAGCGTTCGCAAATGGAGAGGACTCTTCTGGAGAAGCAACAGCATGAGTACCAGGGCTTCTCCAAAACCGTGAGGGAAGTTTTCAACAGGCGGGACAGTTTCAACGGGTTGAGGGACGTTGTAGCCAATATCGTCGATGTTCCACAACCTTTCGAGACCGCCGTAACGATCCTGCTTGGTTCGAGGATGCAGGACATCGTTGTTGACGATGCAGTTACGGCCAAAAGGATAGTGGAGTTCCTGAAAACCTACAAAATCGGTAGGGCCACTCTTCTGCCAATCGACATGATCGAGGGCAGTTTTAGCCGTTACTCAAAGATAGAGAAGCATCCCGGCTTCATAGGCTACGCGGCTAAATTGATCGAAGTGCCGGAAGGTTTCGAGAAGTTGCCGTCGTATCTTTTTGGAAATTCCGTAGTTACGAGGAGCCTTGACGACGCGATCGAGATGAGAAGGGAGTTTGGCTTCTCAGGACGTATGGTTTCGATCGACGGTCAGCTCGTTAGCGGGGGCGGCTCGATCACCGGCGGCTTCATCGATGATGAAGCCAGAACGGATCTCCTTTCTAGAAAGAGAAGGATCGCCGAACTTTCCGAAAGAGAAGTCGAACTGGAAAAGAACATCGCTTTGAGAGAGAAAGAAATACTGCGCCTGAAAGACGATATAACCGAAGTGAGAGGCTATTACAAAGTTCTCCAGGAAGAGCTCAACGAACTGGCCTCGAAAGGGGCAGCAATAAATCGAATGATTCACGAACTTCTGAAATCAGCGCAGGAAGTCGAGGATGAAATAGTAGAACTGGTTAAGCTGGAAACCGAGTACTCCCGTAGGTTACAGGAAAGTTATCTCAAGAAGGAATCCCTGGTCAACGAGCAATCTGCCCTGAAAATCGAAAAAGCGAAACTGGAAGAGAGCGTTGAGGCTGAGTCTGAGGAATTGAAAAGGCAAAAAAAAGTTCTCGAAGAGCTTCAGGATAGTATCGTGGATTCGAAACTCAGACTCTCGACTTTATATGAAAAGCAGGAGCAGTATTCGAAGGAACACGCCTCTATACTGGAGAAGAAACGCTTTGATCAGGAAAACGTAAACCTTCTTTCAAGAGAGATGCAGGAGGTAGAAGAGGAGACCGAGCGGTTAAGAAGGCAGGTAGCCGATCAAGAGAGGGAGATCACATCGGTTAAGAGAGAGACCGAAGATCTCTTCTCAAGCATAAGATACCAGAGAGAGGGTAAGGAGCAGAGACTGAATGCTCTTCAGGAAGCCGAAGATATGATCAACGAATTGAAGGAGAAACGCGAAAAGAAGAGAGACCGCTCCCACCAGCTTGAGATGTTGATACAGGAAAGCCAGATGAAACTGACAAGAATAAGAGAAGAGATTGAGAACTCCGGAGAAAATACGGCCGACATTCCGGTTCTTTCGGAAGACAAACTACGAGAGGTCAAGGTGGAGCTGGACGATTACGAAAACAAGTTGAAGTTTCTGGGTAGCGTCGACCTAGATGCTATAGAAGAATACGGAGTGGTTGACAGGGAGTACCAGGAGCTCAACAATCAAAAGGCAGATCTAGAAGACGCCAGACAAAAGCTTATAGAACTGATCGAAAAGACCGATACGAAGGCAAAGACGATTTTCATGGAAACCTTTGACAGGATAAACAAGAATTTCGCGTCTTATATAGACGAGATTTTCGAGGGGGGAGAAGGTGATATCAAGATAATCCCAGGCGACGATCTTCTCGAAACGGGACTCGAGATCACCGTGCGGCGCCCTGGAAGAAAGATCCAAAAATTGCAGCTCCTCTCGGGAGGAGAAAAAGCGCTTGTGGGAATCGCGTTGATTTTTTCGTTGCTGAGCATAAAGCCAAGCCCCTTTTACGTGCTCGACGAAGTAGATGCACCACTCGACGATTTCAATGCCGAGAGGTTCAGGGTGCTTCTGAAAAAGCACGCCTTCGATACACAATTTCTGGTTGTCACGCACAACAAGCTAGTCATGGAAGTGGCCAACGTGTTGCACGGTGTAACGATGACCGACGGTCTCTCTAGAGTTATACCGGTCGAGCTGCAATCGGTGGAGTCGATCACCGGTTAG
- a CDS encoding radical SAM protein, whose product MNMNIIPVFLPHEGCKSHCTFCNEYSVTGLKRLPSREDILSTVQRYLSYFADKNNVELAFYGGTFTGSKRQKIYLDIGLELFERKVIKGIRFSTSPGQFNREKALLLLNYPISLVELGVQSFDPLVLKMSNRDHGVEEIYSAMRILKDLSIPFGLHLMTGLPGDNHDKDLFSSLEVVRSGAISARIHPLVILKASPLAQDFDMGLFSPPNLEESLEILWKMYLIITGAGIIVNRIGVCLYGNEVKNVVAGPYHPALGELVRNRLMLEVLREHHRLSGSDHIVLDNSHKGDFTGHGRYVVDKALNEGIIVQFRKNGLRLDVESYLSSIRERLLGVMYAKT is encoded by the coding sequence ATGAATATGAACATTATTCCAGTTTTTCTGCCCCACGAGGGCTGCAAAAGCCACTGTACCTTTTGCAATGAATATTCGGTCACCGGCCTTAAGAGACTACCTTCTAGAGAAGATATCCTTTCGACCGTACAGAGGTATCTCTCGTATTTTGCCGACAAGAACAACGTGGAGCTAGCTTTCTACGGCGGGACGTTCACCGGTTCCAAAAGGCAGAAGATATATTTGGATATAGGATTGGAGCTTTTTGAAAGAAAGGTGATAAAGGGGATACGCTTTTCTACCTCACCGGGACAGTTTAACCGAGAAAAAGCTCTTCTTCTGCTAAATTATCCGATCAGTCTGGTCGAATTGGGAGTGCAGTCTTTCGATCCACTGGTCCTGAAAATGAGCAACCGTGATCACGGAGTTGAAGAGATCTATTCGGCGATGAGAATTCTAAAAGATCTCTCCATTCCCTTTGGCCTTCACCTCATGACTGGCCTGCCAGGAGACAATCACGACAAAGATCTGTTCTCCTCTCTTGAGGTTGTCCGCTCAGGTGCGATCAGCGCGAGAATCCATCCACTGGTTATTCTAAAAGCCTCCCCGCTTGCACAGGATTTCGACATGGGACTTTTCTCGCCACCCAATCTGGAAGAGTCGCTAGAGATTCTCTGGAAGATGTACCTGATTATCACTGGAGCGGGGATTATCGTCAACAGGATAGGTGTGTGCCTCTATGGAAATGAAGTTAAAAATGTAGTGGCCGGTCCTTACCACCCGGCTCTGGGCGAACTGGTCAGAAACAGGCTTATGCTCGAAGTGCTCCGTGAACATCATAGACTCAGCGGGAGCGATCATATCGTCTTGGACAATTCTCACAAGGGCGATTTCACAGGGCACGGGAGATACGTTGTCGATAAGGCCTTAAACGAGGGTATAATAGTTCAGTTCCGGAAAAACGGTCTCCGCCTTGATGTTGAGAGCTACCTGAGTTCAATCAGAGAGAGGCTTCTAGGGGTGATGTATGCTAAAACTTAG
- a CDS encoding asparagine synthetase A yields the protein MERTEKLSDRIMEHLRDPFVRTAVTIKSKVIAESGNFLRGKGFVELLPTIISPVTDPLNHEVHNAKFRYYDQEYKLMQSMIFHKQLACTAFDRIFIISPNVRLETSEKATSGKHLFEFTQIDLEMRDSSREDVMEVMEELVVSVITAVKRDCDQALDYLGSDPAVPSRPFPKVKYLDAYDQYGKDFETILSKSFTGPFWLIDIPIWEREFYDRLSDDGKTLVDMDLILPLGFGEVLSGGEREWEYRRIVKRMEFKGNDPKELSWYMEIAEDGGLVPTAGCGFGVERLTRYICSLDHVAKTRLFPKVPGQSCI from the coding sequence ATGGAGAGAACGGAAAAACTCAGCGACAGGATAATGGAACACCTCAGAGACCCATTCGTTAGAACAGCTGTCACAATCAAATCTAAAGTCATTGCAGAATCGGGAAATTTCCTGCGGGGAAAGGGATTTGTCGAGCTGCTTCCAACGATAATTTCACCGGTAACCGACCCACTCAACCACGAAGTTCACAACGCCAAATTCCGTTACTACGATCAGGAATATAAATTGATGCAATCGATGATTTTCCACAAGCAACTGGCCTGCACTGCTTTCGACAGGATCTTCATCATTTCACCCAACGTAAGACTCGAAACATCTGAAAAGGCCACTTCGGGCAAACATCTCTTCGAGTTTACACAGATAGACCTCGAAATGCGCGACAGCAGCAGGGAAGATGTTATGGAAGTCATGGAAGAACTAGTCGTTAGCGTCATCACTGCTGTGAAGAGAGATTGCGACCAAGCGCTGGATTATCTGGGATCCGACCCGGCCGTGCCTTCCCGACCCTTTCCAAAGGTGAAGTATCTGGATGCCTACGACCAGTACGGTAAGGATTTCGAAACTATTCTTTCGAAATCCTTTACCGGGCCTTTCTGGTTGATAGACATTCCTATCTGGGAGAGAGAGTTTTATGATCGACTTTCGGATGATGGCAAAACCCTTGTGGATATGGATCTTATTCTCCCACTGGGCTTCGGTGAGGTTCTATCGGGAGGCGAAAGAGAGTGGGAGTACCGGAGAATAGTCAAACGGATGGAGTTCAAGGGGAACGATCCGAAAGAATTGTCATGGTACATGGAGATCGCAGAGGACGGCGGCCTGGTACCAACGGCGGGCTGTGGTTTTGGAGTGGAGAGGTTGACGAGATACATCTGTTCCCTAGATCACGTTGCAAAAACCAGACTATTCCCCAAAGTTCCCGGCCAGAGCTGCATATGA
- a CDS encoding DUF1667 domain-containing protein, translating to MPKRVLTTSIGVSNGTLPLVSVKTARPIDRARIKEIMKKIRSLSIVAPVAVGDTVVEDIDGEGTPLLATRAVGCSNEK from the coding sequence ATGCCTAAAAGAGTTCTGACAACCAGTATCGGTGTATCAAACGGTACGCTACCGCTGGTCTCTGTGAAGACCGCGAGACCGATAGATAGAGCGCGCATTAAGGAAATAATGAAAAAGATAAGGAGTCTATCGATAGTTGCCCCAGTGGCAGTCGGCGATACGGTTGTCGAAGATATCGACGGGGAAGGTACACCACTGCTTGCCACCAGAGCGGTCGGATGCAGCAACGAGAAATAA